A stretch of Bacteroidota bacterium DNA encodes these proteins:
- a CDS encoding radical SAM protein: MNIIAKTPESSIARVYVAEDEAGRKFEFVESTQPPLTIQDKWVLILSTLYGCPVGCTFCDAGGQYKGRIGLDGLRFQVDTLVKERWQDGLIDTGKFKIQFARMGEPSFNPHVLEFLEEIPTRYLYRSFIPSLSTIGAAGTEGFFTKLLSIKKRLYDRDFQLQFSIHTLDEAQRDLMIPVKKMGFREIVDYADRFYSPEGKKITLNFALAEGSLINAETMLKHFDPNLFLIKITPVNPTFKAIENNVSSLVTKDRLDISIVQELREAGYEVILSIGEWEENRIGSNCGQYIQSMEQGRLENAYCYEIKG, encoded by the coding sequence ATGAACATAATTGCAAAGACGCCTGAAAGCAGCATAGCGCGTGTTTATGTTGCGGAGGACGAGGCAGGGCGGAAGTTCGAATTCGTGGAATCTACACAGCCTCCACTTACCATACAGGATAAATGGGTGCTTATTCTTTCTACTTTGTATGGGTGTCCGGTTGGTTGTACATTCTGTGATGCAGGAGGGCAATACAAGGGTAGGATAGGACTGGATGGATTGCGTTTCCAGGTTGACACACTTGTTAAAGAAAGATGGCAGGACGGACTGATCGACACAGGAAAATTCAAGATACAGTTTGCCCGTATGGGAGAACCCTCGTTTAACCCACATGTCCTGGAGTTCCTGGAAGAAATACCCACACGATACCTTTACCGCAGCTTTATTCCATCCCTCTCAACAATTGGTGCTGCCGGAACTGAAGGCTTTTTTACCAAACTCCTTAGCATAAAAAAACGTTTGTATGACAGGGATTTTCAGTTACAATTTTCCATTCATACCCTGGATGAGGCCCAGCGTGATTTGATGATACCGGTAAAGAAAATGGGTTTTCGGGAAATCGTGGATTATGCGGATAGATTTTATTCTCCGGAAGGAAAGAAAATCACTCTGAATTTTGCTCTTGCCGAAGGATCTCTGATCAACGCAGAAACCATGCTTAAACATTTTGATCCTAATCTGTTTCTCATCAAGATCACACCGGTTAATCCTACATTCAAAGCAATAGAGAACAATGTATCCTCCCTTGTGACCAAAGATCGGCTGGACATTTCCATTGTTCAGGAATTAAGGGAAGCAGGTTATGAAGTCATCCTCAGCATAGGCGAATGGGAAGAAAACCGCATTGGCAGCAATTGCGGACAATACATTCAAAGTATGGAACAAGGGAGATTAGAAAACGCGTATTGTTATGAAATTAAGGGGTAA
- a CDS encoding NAD(P)/FAD-dependent oxidoreductase gives MRHIDVVIVGAGPAGIACAIQLKRLGVEFLLVDKNKPGGLLHQAGKIANYPGYYQAVTSSKLIGDFLRHLDTYNIKVEKAEVSGVRESNGIIAMALNNATSFEPELVTSRILVVASGTRPITQNLHKPDSARVLYDVSRLRNKSGKQVAFVGAGDAAFDYALQLAGKHYITVFNRSNRIRALHVLKEEFFRNHEITYHENFELQSIRESVNNLTLTFMNSGREQVLLYDYLIFATGREPELELFSDGVKDALDQFIKEKRIYIIGDAANGRCRQTAIAVGDGVKAGMEIGGM, from the coding sequence ATGAGACATATTGATGTTGTTATTGTCGGGGCCGGGCCTGCCGGTATAGCCTGCGCCATACAGCTTAAGCGTCTGGGCGTTGAATTTTTATTGGTCGATAAGAATAAACCCGGGGGATTGCTTCACCAGGCCGGTAAAATTGCCAACTACCCGGGGTATTACCAGGCGGTGACTTCATCAAAGCTTATCGGTGATTTTCTTCGTCATTTGGATACCTATAATATTAAGGTAGAAAAAGCAGAAGTTTCAGGAGTCAGGGAGAGCAATGGGATTATTGCCATGGCTTTGAATAACGCCACCTCGTTTGAACCGGAATTGGTTACCAGCAGGATACTGGTTGTGGCAAGCGGAACCAGGCCAATTACACAGAACCTTCATAAGCCGGATTCGGCAAGGGTTTTATATGATGTTTCCCGGCTTCGCAATAAATCAGGAAAGCAAGTTGCTTTTGTTGGTGCCGGTGATGCAGCCTTTGATTATGCACTGCAGCTTGCAGGAAAACATTATATAACCGTGTTTAACCGTTCCAATCGTATACGTGCCCTGCACGTTTTGAAGGAAGAATTCTTCAGGAACCATGAAATCACATATCACGAGAACTTTGAATTACAGTCAATAAGGGAAAGTGTAAACAACCTGACACTTACATTCATGAATTCAGGTCGGGAGCAAGTTTTATTATACGATTATCTTATTTTTGCAACTGGAAGGGAACCTGAGCTGGAGCTTTTCAGCGATGGAGTAAAAGATGCATTAGATCAGTTTATTAAAGAAAAGCGGATCTATATCATCGGAGATGCAGCAAACGGCCGCTGCCGTCAAACTGCCATTGCCGTGGGTGACGGGGTGAAGGCGGGGATGGAGATTGGGGGAATGTAG
- the rpsJ gene encoding 30S ribosomal protein S10 yields MSQRIRIKLKSYDYNLVDKSAEKIVKTVKSTGAVVSGPIPLPTDKQIFTVNRSTFVNKKSREQFQLSTYKRLLDIYSTTSKTIDALMKLELPSGVEVEIKV; encoded by the coding sequence GTGAGTCAAAGGATTAGAATAAAATTAAAATCATACGATTACAACCTCGTGGATAAATCCGCAGAGAAAATCGTAAAGACGGTAAAGTCGACAGGTGCCGTTGTCAGTGGCCCCATTCCGTTGCCCACCGACAAACAGATTTTTACGGTAAACCGGTCAACCTTCGTCAATAAAAAATCGAGAGAGCAATTCCAGCTGTCAACCTATAAGAGGTTGCTCGACATTTACAGCACGACAAGCAAAACCATCGACGCACTGATGAAGCTGGAATTACCCAGTGGCGTTGAGGTTGAGATAAAAGTCTGA
- a CDS encoding nitronate monooxygenase family protein encodes MIMNSLKIGDLLIPIPIIQGGMGVGVSLSGLAAAVAREGGVGIISAVGIGMTEPGFRKNFREANKTALRKEIRKARLLSDGVIGVNIMLAVSDFDDLLNIALEEQVDMAIIGAGLFLKRPESSEGSRTKLIPKVSSARAAKIIFRHWSDKYGQVPDAVVVEGPLCGGHVGFRNEDLMHPDSILKSIVKETVAEIRHFEQEYGREIPVIAGGGIYDGNDMYDIMQAGAKAVKMGTRFVTTVECDAAEAFKQNYINCTPDDITIINSPVGLPGRVITNDFVKEIQQGTQKPVNCPWKCLKTCDYKKVQFCIAEALFNAASGEFEHGFSFAGSNAWKAEKIVTVKETVNQIVVEYLEREAAVSPSTSLRAAVTEERNSF; translated from the coding sequence ATCATTATGAATTCGTTAAAAATAGGTGATTTATTAATACCCATACCCATCATACAGGGAGGCATGGGGGTAGGCGTATCGTTATCGGGACTGGCAGCGGCAGTTGCGCGCGAAGGCGGGGTTGGGATTATATCCGCTGTGGGGATAGGGATGACAGAGCCCGGATTCCGTAAGAATTTCAGGGAGGCCAACAAGACCGCTTTGCGGAAGGAGATCCGCAAGGCCCGTTTGTTATCCGACGGGGTGATTGGGGTGAATATCATGCTGGCTGTATCCGATTTCGATGATCTACTGAACATTGCCCTGGAAGAGCAGGTTGATATGGCCATTATCGGTGCCGGCTTGTTCCTGAAACGGCCTGAAAGTTCTGAGGGCTCCCGGACAAAGCTGATACCCAAGGTCTCCAGTGCAAGGGCAGCGAAGATAATATTCAGGCATTGGTCAGACAAGTATGGACAGGTACCCGATGCAGTGGTTGTTGAAGGTCCGCTATGCGGTGGGCATGTGGGCTTCAGGAACGAAGACCTTATGCACCCGGATAGCATCCTGAAATCGATCGTGAAAGAAACCGTGGCGGAGATACGTCATTTTGAACAGGAATACGGTCGGGAGATCCCGGTGATCGCCGGCGGTGGTATCTATGACGGAAACGATATGTATGATATTATGCAGGCAGGCGCCAAAGCCGTGAAAATGGGGACCCGCTTCGTGACCACCGTTGAATGTGATGCCGCGGAAGCTTTCAAACAAAACTATATCAACTGCACCCCCGACGATATAACCATCATCAACAGTCCGGTAGGACTACCCGGCAGGGTGATCACCAACGATTTTGTAAAAGAGATACAACAAGGCACCCAAAAACCGGTGAATTGTCCGTGGAAATGCCTGAAGACCTGTGATTATAAAAAAGTACAGTTTTGCATAGCAGAAGCCTTATTCAATGCAGCAAGCGGAGAATTTGAGCATGGCTTCTCCTTTGCAGGATCCAACGCCTGGAAAGCAGAAAAAATCGTCACGGTGAAAGAAACGGTCAATCAGATCGTGGTCGAGTATCTTGAGCGGGAAGCGGCAGTATCCCCTTCGACTTCGCTCAGGGCTGCAGTGACTGAAGAAAGGAATTCGTTTTAA
- the rplC gene encoding 50S ribosomal protein L3, translating into MSGIIGKKIGMTSVYDQEGKNIPVTVIEAGPCVVTQVKTKDKDGYDAIQLAFGEKKEKHTTKALMGHFKKAEVGPKRIVREFTRFETGHQKKFGDIITVDVFTEGEYIDVVGYTKGKGFQGVVRRHHFAGVGDATHGQHNRLRAPGSVGASSYPSRTFKGLRMAGRMGNTRVKMINLQIVKIIPEKNLLLIKGAVPGPKGSYVIVERWS; encoded by the coding sequence ATGTCAGGAATAATTGGAAAAAAAATAGGGATGACCAGCGTCTATGACCAGGAAGGGAAGAACATTCCCGTAACGGTCATTGAAGCCGGACCATGCGTGGTCACACAGGTAAAGACCAAAGATAAGGATGGTTACGATGCCATTCAGCTTGCTTTCGGCGAAAAGAAAGAAAAGCATACGACCAAAGCATTGATGGGACATTTTAAGAAAGCCGAAGTAGGCCCGAAAAGGATAGTTCGCGAGTTCACCCGTTTCGAAACAGGGCACCAGAAGAAATTTGGTGACATCATCACTGTGGATGTTTTCACGGAAGGTGAGTATATCGATGTGGTCGGTTACACTAAAGGAAAAGGATTCCAGGGTGTCGTAAGACGGCATCATTTTGCCGGGGTCGGTGATGCAACTCATGGCCAGCACAATCGTTTGAGAGCTCCGGGTTCAGTAGGTGCATCCTCCTACCCGTCCAGAACTTTTAAAGGTCTGCGCATGGCAGGAAGAATGGGGAATACCCGAGTTAAAATGATCAATCTGCAGATCGTGAAGATCATCCCCGAAAAGAATCTTTTATTAATTAAAGGTGCCGTTCCAGGACCAAAAGGATCATATGTAATTGTTGAAAGATGGAGTTAG
- a CDS encoding arginine deiminase produces MPSNHIYSETARLEAVILHTPGPEVENMTPQNAERALYSDILNLNVAMREYEQFREVLKKFSTVYEVRDLLSDILEITEVREELIATICRNEMAGTLSSCLSGLSKQELSRQLIEGVVMKKDNLTKFLSKERYSLRPLHNFFFTRDSAITIFDKVLIGRMASVVREREALIMEAIFSHHPLFTAQTLNPVRHPVFTENTTIEGGDILVAREDVILTGIGARTTSQGVDFLIERLKKQNTTRHILVQELPLQPESFIHLDMVFTFIDDHHCMVYDPVILKPNKLQTVHIEVDNGRVTRIREEENLLKALNNLGFDIKPLFCGGSSDPWVQEREQWHSGANFLALAPGVVIGYGRNTHTMEELSNNGFNIIKAEEIINGKVSPDGLRKTVITIEGSELARGGGGARCMSMPVKRLSQPQ; encoded by the coding sequence ATGCCCTCTAACCACATTTACTCCGAAACCGCCCGTCTGGAAGCCGTGATCCTTCATACTCCCGGACCGGAAGTTGAGAACATGACCCCTCAGAATGCTGAAAGAGCGCTATACAGCGATATTCTCAATCTTAATGTCGCCATGCGTGAATACGAGCAGTTCCGGGAGGTCTTGAAGAAGTTCAGTACGGTTTACGAGGTTCGTGACCTATTATCTGACATCCTTGAGATCACGGAAGTGCGCGAGGAGCTTATTGCCACCATCTGTCGCAACGAAATGGCCGGCACTCTTTCTTCCTGTTTATCGGGACTGAGCAAGCAGGAGCTTTCGCGCCAACTCATTGAAGGGGTGGTGATGAAAAAAGACAACCTAACCAAGTTCCTGAGTAAGGAAAGGTATTCACTCAGGCCTTTGCACAATTTCTTCTTCACCCGTGACTCGGCCATCACCATCTTTGATAAGGTGCTCATTGGTCGTATGGCAAGTGTGGTAAGGGAAAGGGAAGCACTCATCATGGAAGCCATCTTTTCCCATCATCCCCTTTTTACCGCTCAAACCCTGAATCCTGTCAGGCATCCTGTATTTACGGAAAACACAACAATTGAAGGAGGCGACATTTTAGTTGCCCGTGAGGATGTGATCCTCACCGGCATCGGAGCCCGAACCACATCCCAGGGAGTTGACTTCCTGATTGAACGGCTGAAGAAACAAAACACCACAAGGCATATCCTTGTCCAGGAACTCCCCCTGCAACCCGAATCGTTCATTCATCTTGATATGGTATTCACCTTTATCGACGATCATCACTGCATGGTATACGACCCGGTGATCCTGAAACCGAATAAGTTACAGACAGTGCATATAGAAGTCGACAACGGAAGGGTAACCCGGATACGCGAGGAAGAAAACCTGCTAAAAGCGCTCAACAATCTGGGATTCGATATCAAACCTCTATTCTGCGGAGGCAGTTCCGATCCCTGGGTGCAGGAGCGTGAACAATGGCATAGCGGGGCCAATTTCCTGGCTCTGGCACCCGGTGTGGTTATCGGTTACGGCCGAAACACCCATACTATGGAAGAGCTAAGCAACAACGGATTCAATATCATCAAGGCAGAAGAGATCATCAACGGAAAAGTCAGTCCTGACGGCCTCCGGAAAACCGTAATCACCATCGAAGGCTCAGAGCTTGCACGTGGTGGCGGCGGAGCGAGGTGTATGTCGATGCCGGTGAAGCGGCTATCGCAACCGCAGTGA
- a CDS encoding isochorismatase family protein, translating to MKTAYFQKENIKEVSGEILERIRPFCKSYRPVLDKDRMALLVVDMQHFFCDPHAHGFIPSAPAIIPGIMKLQKQCMESGIPVILTRHVNTEADAGMMGIRWKEVVTRENPQSAVIPELLLPGTTILEKSQFDAFFGTILEEKLKKEGRDQLIVCGVMTNLCCETTVRSAFVRGFEPLFPVDTTAAYNFEFHLSTFINLVYGFISPLNADEVIQVIINETY from the coding sequence ATGAAAACAGCTTATTTTCAGAAAGAAAACATTAAGGAAGTTTCAGGGGAGATTTTGGAGAGGATCAGGCCATTTTGCAAGTCGTACAGGCCTGTACTTGATAAGGACAGAATGGCCTTACTGGTTGTTGACATGCAGCATTTTTTTTGCGATCCGCATGCTCATGGGTTTATTCCTTCTGCCCCGGCAATTATTCCCGGGATAATGAAGCTCCAGAAACAATGCATGGAAAGCGGCATTCCGGTCATTTTAACACGGCACGTGAATACTGAAGCAGACGCCGGCATGATGGGTATACGGTGGAAAGAGGTCGTCACGCGGGAGAATCCGCAGTCTGCCGTGATTCCCGAGTTGCTGCTTCCCGGAACCACCATCCTGGAAAAATCACAGTTTGATGCTTTTTTTGGAACCATCCTGGAAGAAAAGCTTAAAAAGGAAGGACGGGATCAATTGATCGTTTGCGGCGTGATGACCAACCTCTGTTGTGAGACAACGGTCAGATCGGCATTTGTAAGGGGATTTGAGCCGCTATTTCCTGTTGATACCACTGCGGCCTATAATTTTGAATTTCACCTGTCGACCTTTATTAACCTTGTTTACGGGTTTATAAGTCCTTTGAATGCCGATGAAGTTATACAAGTTATTATAAATGAGACATATTGA
- a CDS encoding LytTR family transcriptional regulator, translated as MLSFFNKPYPFNDDVKYNARIILFISLGILVFLLVFQPVDISSFSRKKILFLVTGYAVSTFLTLTINLIVLPSLWPKFFESSKWNIKREIFWNIWVILAISGCYFLFYTRLFGIINIRLMDVIKIILLAVIPVAALITINYNRLLRTHLKSARLMSRKLIESKQQQQKMVYFESEYKKDHFRIQSGAIILIRAADNYIEVYYESDGAVRKQMIRNSLKNIETLLGEFDFIVQCHRSFMVNINHIKEIQGNPLGYKLFFEGIDFPAIVSQKYIDDFRKVI; from the coding sequence ATGTTAAGTTTTTTCAATAAACCCTATCCATTTAATGATGATGTGAAATACAACGCCAGGATCATCCTGTTCATCAGTCTGGGTATTCTTGTATTTCTACTTGTCTTTCAACCTGTTGATATCAGTTCGTTTTCCAGAAAAAAAATATTGTTCCTGGTTACAGGATATGCGGTTTCAACATTTTTAACCCTGACAATAAACCTTATAGTGCTTCCCAGTCTTTGGCCAAAGTTTTTCGAAAGCAGCAAATGGAACATCAAGAGGGAGATATTCTGGAATATCTGGGTAATCCTAGCTATTTCAGGATGTTATTTTTTGTTTTATACAAGGTTATTCGGGATCATTAACATCCGGCTCATGGATGTGATCAAAATCATCCTCCTTGCTGTAATACCCGTAGCAGCTCTTATCACCATCAACTACAACAGGTTATTGCGTACCCATTTAAAAAGTGCCCGGCTGATGAGCCGTAAGCTGATTGAAAGTAAACAACAGCAACAAAAGATGGTGTATTTCGAATCGGAATACAAAAAAGACCATTTCAGGATACAGTCGGGAGCAATCATACTGATCAGGGCTGCCGATAACTATATAGAGGTATATTATGAAAGTGATGGAGCTGTGAGGAAACAGATGATCCGGAACTCATTGAAGAATATTGAAACCTTGCTGGGTGAATTCGATTTCATTGTACAATGTCACCGGTCTTTTATGGTGAATATTAATCATATCAAGGAGATACAGGGGAACCCGCTTGGATATAAGTTGTTTTTCGAGGGAATAGATTTTCCCGCTATAGTGTCACAGAAATACATCGATGACTTCAGAAAGGTGATTTAA
- the fusA gene encoding elongation factor G, producing the protein MQEKLQHTRNIGIMAHIDAGKTTTTERILYYTGINYKIGEVHDGTATMDWMVQEQERGITITSAATTVYWDVDLEKYRINIIDTPGHVDFTVEVERSLRVLDGAVALFCAVGGVEPQSETVWRQADRYHIPRISFVNKMDRSGADFYNVVNQIRERLHANPVPIQLPIGEEDNFEGVVDLIENKAWAWDGESLGARFYEMDIPESMKDMVEEYRIRLIEGAAEENETLFEKFLDNPALITPEEIRSAVRKATLEMRITPVICGASFKNKGVQKLIDSICRYLPSPLDVPPIKGINPYTEKEEIRESSPDQPFSALAFKIASDPFVGRIAYFRVYSGSLDAGNVVLNVNTGKKERIARILQMHANKRKPLERIEAGEIAAAVGFKEIRTGDSLTDLKNPILLENINFPEPVLRLAVEAKWQDDLEKLSTALSRMTEEDPTFDVRIDEETGQTVVSGMGELHLEIILDRLKREHNLEVNKGTPQVAYKEAIAIPVVHHELYKKQTGGKGRYANITVEIGPGEYGKPGLDFTDATKGGVIPKEYIKAVEKGFRNSMQNGILAGFALYNLKVKLTDGQAHPVDSDALSFEAAAGIAFRNACRNARPTLLEPVMKLVVTTPDPYIGDVSSDLNKRRGQVENVVARPNGVQEIHAKVPLAEMFGYVTTLRTITSGRAVSNMEFSHYAETPRDIVEDVLYKIKGYVVNF; encoded by the coding sequence ATGCAGGAAAAATTACAACATACGCGGAATATCGGGATCATGGCCCACATCGACGCCGGCAAGACGACGACGACGGAGCGTATTTTGTATTATACCGGCATCAATTACAAGATAGGTGAAGTGCATGATGGTACCGCCACAATGGACTGGATGGTTCAGGAACAGGAAAGGGGTATCACCATTACATCGGCTGCCACAACGGTTTACTGGGATGTAGACCTTGAAAAATACCGTATCAATATCATCGATACACCCGGTCATGTTGACTTCACGGTTGAAGTAGAGCGTTCCCTCAGGGTACTTGACGGTGCCGTTGCGCTCTTCTGCGCTGTGGGCGGTGTCGAACCTCAATCGGAAACGGTCTGGCGTCAGGCCGACCGCTACCATATCCCCCGCATCAGCTTCGTGAATAAAATGGACCGTTCGGGGGCCGACTTCTATAATGTGGTCAACCAAATCAGGGAAAGACTGCATGCCAATCCCGTACCCATACAGCTCCCCATTGGCGAAGAAGATAATTTCGAAGGTGTTGTTGACCTGATAGAGAACAAAGCCTGGGCCTGGGACGGTGAATCCCTTGGTGCCAGATTCTACGAGATGGACATCCCCGAGTCAATGAAAGATATGGTCGAGGAATACAGGATCCGTCTCATAGAGGGCGCTGCCGAAGAAAATGAAACTCTATTTGAGAAATTTCTCGACAACCCCGCCCTCATTACACCCGAAGAAATCCGCTCCGCAGTGAGAAAAGCCACCCTGGAAATGCGAATTACACCGGTTATCTGCGGGGCTTCATTCAAAAACAAAGGGGTGCAAAAACTCATCGATTCCATTTGCCGTTACCTCCCCTCTCCTCTCGATGTGCCCCCCATCAAAGGTATCAACCCTTATACCGAAAAAGAAGAAATACGCGAATCATCCCCCGATCAACCTTTCAGCGCACTGGCTTTTAAAATCGCATCCGACCCATTTGTCGGCCGTATTGCCTATTTCCGCGTTTATTCAGGATCACTGGATGCCGGAAACGTTGTGCTGAATGTTAATACAGGAAAGAAAGAACGTATCGCCAGAATACTGCAAATGCACGCCAACAAGCGCAAGCCGCTTGAACGGATTGAAGCAGGAGAAATTGCCGCCGCCGTCGGATTCAAAGAAATCCGTACAGGAGACTCATTGACCGACCTTAAAAATCCAATACTCCTGGAAAACATTAATTTCCCGGAACCGGTTCTGCGGTTAGCCGTTGAAGCCAAATGGCAGGACGACCTCGAAAAACTAAGTACTGCCTTGTCGAGAATGACCGAAGAGGATCCTACCTTCGATGTCAGGATTGATGAAGAGACAGGTCAAACAGTGGTAAGCGGTATGGGAGAACTCCACCTGGAGATTATCCTCGACCGTCTGAAGAGGGAACATAACCTGGAAGTAAACAAGGGTACACCACAGGTAGCCTATAAAGAGGCCATCGCAATTCCTGTTGTACACCACGAACTATACAAAAAACAAACCGGAGGCAAAGGCCGTTATGCCAACATTACCGTGGAAATCGGCCCCGGCGAATATGGCAAACCCGGTCTGGATTTTACCGATGCAACCAAGGGAGGAGTTATTCCTAAAGAATATATCAAGGCCGTAGAGAAAGGTTTCAGGAATTCCATGCAAAACGGAATCCTGGCCGGCTTCGCCTTATATAATCTTAAGGTCAAACTTACCGATGGACAGGCTCACCCCGTTGATTCCGACGCACTCTCCTTCGAAGCAGCCGCCGGCATTGCTTTCCGCAATGCTTGCAGAAATGCCAGACCTACCCTGCTCGAACCGGTCATGAAACTTGTGGTTACTACTCCCGATCCCTATATCGGAGACGTCAGCAGTGACCTTAACAAACGCAGGGGACAGGTTGAAAACGTTGTGGCTCGACCAAACGGAGTGCAGGAAATTCATGCCAAAGTACCTCTGGCCGAAATGTTCGGATATGTAACCACATTGAGGACCATAACTTCCGGCAGAGCAGTTTCCAATATGGAATTCAGCCATTACGCCGAAACACCCAGAGATATTGTAGAAGATGTTTTGTATAAAATTAAAGGATACGTTGTTAACTTCTGA
- the rplW gene encoding 50S ribosomal protein L23 — MDKIIIKPVITEKMTDLGDKLNRYGFIVHRGANKIEIKLAIEKLYGVEVLDVNTMNYPGKIKSRYTKAGFITGKTRAYKKAVVTLAQGETIDFYSNI, encoded by the coding sequence ATGGATAAAATAATTATAAAGCCGGTGATCACGGAGAAAATGACAGACCTGGGCGATAAGCTCAACCGTTATGGCTTTATCGTCCATAGAGGCGCCAACAAAATTGAAATAAAGCTCGCGATTGAGAAGCTTTATGGCGTAGAAGTTCTGGATGTGAACACCATGAATTATCCCGGGAAGATCAAGAGCCGCTACACAAAAGCAGGCTTTATAACCGGGAAAACGAGAGCCTACAAAAAGGCCGTCGTTACTTTAGCACAAGGTGAAACAATTGATTTTTACAGCAATATTTAG
- the rpsL gene encoding 30S ribosomal protein S12 — MPTIQQLVKKGRQKLTDKSKSPALDSCPQRRGVCVRVYTTTPKKPNSAMRKVARVRLTNGKEVNAYIPGEGHNLQEHSIVLIRGGRVKDLPGVRYHIIRGALDTSGVDGRNQRRSKYGTKKPKK, encoded by the coding sequence ATGCCGACGATACAACAGTTAGTAAAAAAAGGACGTCAGAAATTAACCGACAAGAGCAAATCACCTGCCCTCGACAGTTGTCCGCAGAGGCGTGGTGTTTGCGTAAGGGTTTACACCACAACCCCCAAGAAGCCTAACTCCGCCATGCGTAAGGTGGCCAGGGTCAGGCTAACCAACGGGAAAGAGGTAAATGCCTACATTCCCGGTGAAGGCCATAACTTGCAGGAACACTCCATAGTATTGATCCGTGGAGGCAGGGTGAAAGACCTTCCGGGTGTACGTTATCACATCATCCGCGGAGCACTCGATACTTCCGGAGTGGATGGCAGAAACCAGAGAAGATCGAAATACGGCACCAAAAAGCCTAAGAAATAA
- the rplD gene encoding 50S ribosomal protein L4 produces MELEVYKISGEKTDRKVELNDSIFGITPNDHAIYLDAKQYMANQRQGTHSSKEKSTVSGSTRKLKRQKGTGTARFGSIKSPLFRGGARIFGPQPRDYSFKLNKKLKRLARCSALSYKAKDNNIVVLEDFSFEAPKTKDYISMLSKFNVIDKKTLLVLHEVDNNVILSSRNLKKAKVVQANSLNTYDILNANNLLISESSIKEIEKILAQ; encoded by the coding sequence ATGGAGTTAGAAGTATATAAAATATCAGGGGAAAAGACCGACAGGAAAGTCGAGTTGAATGACAGCATCTTTGGCATCACCCCTAACGACCATGCGATTTACCTTGATGCCAAACAGTACATGGCCAATCAGCGCCAGGGAACACACAGCAGCAAGGAAAAATCCACTGTGTCTGGTAGTACCCGTAAGCTGAAACGCCAAAAAGGTACTGGTACAGCAAGGTTCGGAAGCATCAAAAGCCCGCTGTTCCGCGGTGGTGCCCGAATCTTTGGCCCGCAACCAAGAGACTACAGCTTCAAATTGAATAAAAAGCTGAAAAGGCTTGCAAGATGCTCCGCACTGAGTTATAAAGCCAAAGACAACAACATCGTGGTATTGGAAGACTTCAGTTTTGAAGCCCCGAAAACCAAGGATTATATCTCCATGCTTTCAAAGTTTAATGTCATCGACAAGAAAACTCTTCTGGTTCTCCATGAGGTTGACAATAACGTGATCTTGTCGTCGAGAAACCTGAAAAAAGCTAAGGTTGTACAGGCCAATTCCCTGAATACCTATGATATTCTGAATGCCAACAACCTTCTTATCTCAGAAAGCAGCATCAAGGAAATAGAAAAAATACTGGCTCAATAA
- the rpsG gene encoding 30S ribosomal protein S7 produces MRKSKPKKRIILPDPRFNDVLVTKFVNNIMIEGKKNIAYKIFYEAIDIVSEKTKEDGLEVWKKALSNVTPSVEVRSRRIGGATFQIPSEIRPGRKMSIGMKNLINFSRKRHEKTMGQKLAGEIVAAYKEEGSAFKKKEDTHRMAEANKAFSHFRF; encoded by the coding sequence ATGAGGAAATCGAAACCAAAGAAACGGATTATTCTTCCCGACCCCAGATTTAACGACGTGCTTGTCACTAAGTTCGTAAACAATATCATGATCGAAGGGAAAAAGAATATTGCTTATAAGATCTTTTACGAGGCCATTGATATTGTTAGCGAAAAGACCAAAGAAGATGGTCTCGAAGTCTGGAAAAAGGCTCTGTCGAACGTTACACCCAGCGTTGAAGTCCGTAGTCGCAGGATAGGTGGTGCAACATTCCAGATCCCTTCTGAGATCAGACCTGGCAGAAAAATGTCGATCGGCATGAAAAACCTGATCAATTTCTCACGCAAACGCCACGAGAAAACCATGGGTCAGAAGCTTGCCGGTGAGATCGTTGCTGCATACAAGGAAGAAGGTTCAGCTTTCAAGAAAAAAGAAGATACTCACAGGATGGCAGAAGCCAATAAGGCTTTCTCCCATTTCAGGTTCTAA